The Bacteroidota bacterium genome window below encodes:
- the dnaB gene encoding replicative DNA helicase, giving the protein MEKKTDSFSEKLASIRKKVPQSMGQMVEFGKLPPQAVHIEEAVLGALMLEKDALIDVLDMLNADVFYRDEHKEIYRAIIGLFENSKPIDILTVTNELRNRGSLEQVGGAYYIAELTNRVGSSANIDYHTRILVEKFILRELIKISSDVQREAYDETTDVFDLLDKAERELYNVAQGNLKGSYTPMSTLITKSLEAIEEMSKNKDKGGLSGVPSGYFDLDRVTSGWQPSDLIIIASRPGMGKTSFVLSMARNASVEFGRGVAIFSLEMSSIQLVQRLISAEAELDSEKLRSGNLESYEWQQLNTKIDKLSKANIFIDDTPGINVFELRAKCRRLKSQHNIEMIIIDYLQLMNAHIDQRKNTNREQEISQISRALKGLAKELNVPVVALSQLSREVEKRGSNKRPILSDLRESGSIEQDADQVMFIYRPEYYGLTEDEDHNPVQGLAELIIAKNRHGSTTTVNLKFISKFARFSNLTDNYLNDNDSDGIITINSRASDDDEDDEAPF; this is encoded by the coding sequence ATGGAGAAAAAAACTGATTCATTTAGTGAGAAGCTTGCTTCAATAAGAAAAAAAGTACCTCAGTCTATGGGGCAAATGGTAGAGTTCGGGAAATTACCCCCTCAAGCCGTGCATATTGAAGAAGCTGTGTTGGGTGCATTAATGCTGGAAAAAGATGCGTTAATAGATGTTTTGGATATGCTTAATGCTGATGTTTTTTACAGAGATGAGCATAAGGAAATTTATAGAGCTATTATTGGTTTATTCGAGAATAGTAAACCCATCGATATACTAACGGTTACCAATGAGCTTCGAAATAGGGGAAGCCTCGAACAAGTGGGAGGAGCCTATTATATAGCTGAATTAACAAATAGAGTTGGTAGCTCTGCAAATATCGATTACCACACCCGTATTTTAGTAGAAAAGTTTATTCTACGGGAATTAATTAAAATTTCCAGCGATGTTCAGCGTGAAGCCTATGACGAAACAACTGATGTTTTTGATTTACTCGATAAGGCAGAACGTGAATTGTATAATGTAGCACAAGGAAACCTGAAGGGAAGTTACACACCCATGAGCACCTTAATTACCAAATCGCTGGAAGCGATTGAGGAAATGAGCAAGAATAAGGATAAAGGTGGCTTATCGGGAGTACCCAGTGGTTATTTTGATCTGGATAGGGTTACATCAGGTTGGCAACCCTCGGATTTGATTATTATTGCTTCCAGACCGGGTATGGGAAAAACCTCATTTGTTCTATCCATGGCCAGAAATGCGTCAGTTGAATTTGGTAGGGGTGTAGCCATTTTTTCTTTGGAAATGTCATCTATTCAGCTTGTTCAACGTTTAATTTCAGCCGAAGCAGAACTCGATTCTGAGAAATTAAGAAGTGGTAATTTGGAAAGCTATGAGTGGCAACAGCTGAATACAAAAATTGATAAACTGTCAAAGGCCAATATTTTTATTGATGACACCCCGGGTATCAATGTTTTCGAACTGAGAGCCAAGTGTCGGAGATTAAAAAGTCAGCATAATATTGAAATGATTATCATTGACTACTTACAGTTGATGAATGCCCATATCGATCAGCGGAAAAATACAAACAGAGAACAGGAAATATCACAGATTTCCAGAGCATTGAAGGGGCTGGCAAAAGAATTGAATGTGCCTGTTGTCGCTCTGTCTCAGCTTAGTCGTGAAGTTGAGAAAAGGGGAAGCAATAAACGACCAATTTTGTCTGACTTGAGAGAATCCGGATCAATTGAACAAGATGCTGACCAGGTTATGTTTATTTATAGGCCAGAGTATTATGGACTGACTGAAGATGAAGATCACAATCCTGTACAAGGTTTAGCTGAGCTGATTATTGCAAAAAACAGACATGGTAGTACAACTACAGTAAATCTGAAATTCATTAGCAAATTTGCTCGCTTTAGTAATTTAACAGACAATTATCTGAATGATAATGATAGCGATGGGATTATTACAATAAACTCACGTGCGAGTGATGATGATGAAGATGATGAAGCTCCATTTTAA
- a CDS encoding dipeptidase, with protein sequence MKKHLSLLVLVLLIGFNYTQACTNFLVTKGASVDGSTMITYAADAHVLYGELYYTPAMDYPSNAMVDVIEWDTKKLLGSIKQVSHTYSVVGNMNEHQVSIGETTYGGRSELSNFHSGIVDYGSLMWLALQRAKTAREAIKVIAGLFDEYGYYSSGESFSISDKNEVWIMELIGKGEGQKGALWVALLVPDGYVCAHANQARITTFDFQEKNDWFNESQTVFHAPDVVSFARAKGWYSGKDKDFSFSDVYAPVDFGGARFCEMRVWSFFKDVNSKMGKYADYASGVIKHGKNEFAKNRMPLWIKPDKKVSAQDLMKYMRDHLEGTDWDMSKDIGAGPWELPYRWRPLTWEVDSVVYCNERATATQQTGFSFVSQSRNWLPDPIGGIHWFSVDDANTTVYTPMYCGITKVPESYAVGNGDLLTFSWDAAFWVFNFVSNWTYSRYSYMIKDVRVKQQAFEKKYAELTPVIDNAAKTLYAQNPELAIEFITNYSVNTANNLVDDWRELGEFLLTKYIDGNIKKEKEGMFERTATGYPAGPDQPGYPDWWLKKVVETSNGKFEVKGAAH encoded by the coding sequence ATGAAAAAACATTTGTCCTTATTAGTATTGGTATTATTGATTGGATTCAATTATACACAAGCATGTACCAATTTTTTGGTAACAAAAGGTGCTTCTGTAGATGGTTCCACAATGATTACCTACGCAGCTGACGCTCATGTATTGTATGGTGAATTATATTATACACCTGCTATGGATTACCCATCAAATGCGATGGTTGATGTAATTGAATGGGACACCAAGAAGTTACTTGGTAGTATCAAACAAGTTTCACATACGTATTCAGTTGTTGGTAATATGAATGAACATCAGGTGTCGATTGGTGAAACAACTTATGGTGGCCGATCTGAATTGTCAAACTTTCATAGCGGAATAGTTGATTATGGTAGCTTAATGTGGCTGGCTTTGCAAAGAGCAAAAACAGCGCGTGAAGCAATCAAAGTAATTGCTGGTCTTTTCGATGAATATGGATACTACAGTAGTGGCGAATCTTTTTCCATTTCAGATAAAAATGAAGTTTGGATTATGGAACTGATTGGCAAAGGAGAAGGCCAAAAAGGAGCCCTTTGGGTTGCTTTGCTAGTACCAGATGGTTATGTCTGTGCCCATGCAAATCAGGCAAGAATTACAACTTTCGATTTTCAGGAAAAAAATGACTGGTTTAATGAAAGCCAAACTGTTTTTCATGCACCTGATGTAGTCAGTTTTGCACGTGCAAAGGGATGGTATTCTGGCAAAGACAAAGATTTTAGTTTTTCCGATGTATACGCACCAGTTGACTTTGGTGGAGCTCGTTTTTGTGAAATGCGTGTTTGGTCATTCTTCAAAGATGTAAACAGCAAAATGGGTAAATATGCTGATTATGCATCTGGTGTAATCAAACATGGTAAAAACGAATTTGCAAAAAACAGAATGCCTTTATGGATTAAACCTGATAAAAAAGTTTCTGCTCAGGATTTGATGAAATATATGAGAGATCATTTAGAAGGAACTGATTGGGATATGAGTAAAGATATTGGTGCAGGCCCATGGGAATTACCCTATAGATGGAGACCATTAACCTGGGAAGTTGATAGCGTAGTTTATTGTAATGAAAGAGCAACTGCTACACAGCAAACCGGATTTTCATTTGTTTCACAATCGAGGAACTGGTTGCCCGATCCAATAGGTGGAATACATTGGTTTAGCGTAGATGATGCCAATACAACCGTTTATACGCCAATGTATTGTGGTATTACCAAAGTCCCTGAATCATATGCAGTTGGGAATGGTGATTTACTTACGTTTTCTTGGGATGCAGCATTTTGGGTTTTTAATTTCGTCTCTAACTGGACCTACTCCCGTTATAGTTATATGATTAAAGATGTAAGAGTAAAGCAACAAGCTTTCGAGAAAAAATATGCTGAGCTTACACCTGTTATTGATAATGCTGCTAAAACACTTTATGCGCAAAATCCAGAATTAGCAATTGAATTCATTACCAATTATTCAGTGAATACAGCGAATAATTTAGTAGATGACTGGCGTGAATTGGGTGAATTTCTTCTGACTAAATATATTGATGGTAACATCAAAAAAGAAAAAGAAGGTATGTTTGAGAGAACAGCAACTGGTTATCCTGCAGGACCTGACCAACCTGGCTACCCAGATTGGTGGTTGAAGAAAGTTGTTGAGACATCAAACGGAAAATTTGAAGTTAAAGGAGCAGCACATTAA
- a CDS encoding PAS domain S-box protein, with protein sequence NFRAYPIKNKKNNVIGVAEFGLDVTAERKAKEKLEKSEAKFRTLSNATFESILITSSGILIETNQTAAEMFDYSINELRNKEITSLFAPDYRKIIQNRLTGVKDKPVDIIGLKKDGQLFDAQVRIKSMDYKGQVVKVMAVRDITAKKRTENIQSVVFKIANAVNITKDLVELFNVIRLELSRVIDTSNFIISLYDENSDTISSPFFVDEKDSFTSLPIGKSLTKYLLKEKTGLLLHQSEIEKLIKSKEVVNKGEICKVWLGVPLKASNRIIGALIVQSYSDENAYSTKDLEMLSFVSTQIGLSVERKVAENALRENEEKLRAFFESGVAGTCFCSTSGIVKNANKEFKRILGYANNEIVGEKIDWKKQTPKEFYVLDEQKMLEAKLNGSCTPYEKQLINFNGKIIWVLIGYVLIGEAKDQMIVFMLDLTDRKNFELKLKESREKAEESDRLKTAFLANMSHEIRTPMNAIVGFTSFLEDPYYNNEEKSEFVTVIQKNVNALLSLIDDIIDISKIESGELRIRKVEFSLNTLLKEVYHSFNELIVKSEKSNVVFEICKLDDSNDVILFNDPNRLRQVLTNLLSNAFKFTQDGSIKISYELKGNTIQFCVCDTGIGMTSEDISIIFDRFSQAKNTLTREHGGTGLGLTISKNLVNFLGGDLWVDSKLGVGSKFFFNLPYNKEAKDQINQPENSVLELQTAPDWTGKKILIAEDIDSNFRILEKILEPTHVSLIWVKQGDEAVRVCKQDLDIDAVLMDVQMPEMNGYEATQNIKKFRKDIPVVAITAFAMSNEKEKSKQAGCDEYIPKPIRKQRLYAVLHSFLGHK encoded by the coding sequence AATTTCAGAGCTTACCCCATTAAAAATAAAAAAAACAACGTAATTGGTGTTGCTGAATTTGGATTGGATGTTACTGCTGAAAGGAAAGCAAAAGAGAAACTTGAGAAAAGTGAAGCTAAATTCCGTACGTTGTCAAACGCAACTTTTGAGTCTATATTAATTACTTCAAGTGGAATTTTAATTGAGACCAATCAAACTGCCGCAGAAATGTTTGATTACTCTATTAATGAATTAAGAAACAAAGAAATTACCTCATTATTTGCACCTGATTATAGAAAAATTATACAAAACAGATTAACAGGAGTAAAAGACAAACCAGTTGATATCATCGGCTTGAAGAAAGACGGTCAGTTGTTTGATGCACAAGTTCGCATCAAGTCGATGGACTATAAAGGGCAAGTTGTGAAAGTTATGGCAGTTCGCGATATTACTGCTAAAAAGCGAACAGAAAATATTCAATCGGTTGTATTTAAAATAGCTAATGCAGTAAATATTACAAAAGACCTTGTTGAGTTATTTAATGTGATCCGTTTAGAACTAAGTCGGGTTATTGATACATCAAATTTTATTATTTCCTTATACGATGAAAACTCTGATACAATTTCGTCTCCATTTTTTGTTGACGAAAAAGATAGTTTTACATCCTTACCCATAGGGAAATCGCTCACAAAATATTTATTAAAAGAAAAGACCGGGCTTTTACTACATCAATCTGAAATTGAAAAACTAATCAAGAGTAAAGAAGTTGTTAATAAAGGAGAAATATGCAAAGTATGGTTGGGTGTGCCTTTAAAGGCATCAAACCGAATAATAGGTGCATTAATAGTACAAAGTTATAGCGATGAGAATGCTTATTCTACTAAGGATTTAGAAATGCTAAGCTTTGTGTCTACCCAAATCGGATTATCGGTAGAACGAAAAGTTGCTGAAAATGCCCTTCGCGAAAATGAGGAAAAATTAAGGGCATTTTTTGAATCTGGGGTAGCAGGAACTTGTTTTTGTTCAACCAGTGGCATTGTGAAAAATGCAAATAAAGAATTCAAGCGAATTTTAGGCTACGCTAATAACGAAATCGTTGGAGAAAAAATTGATTGGAAAAAACAAACTCCCAAAGAATTTTATGTTCTTGACGAACAAAAAATGTTAGAAGCCAAACTAAATGGTTCATGCACTCCCTATGAAAAACAATTAATCAACTTTAATGGAAAAATAATTTGGGTGCTGATTGGCTATGTTTTAATCGGAGAAGCCAAAGATCAAATGATCGTTTTTATGCTTGACTTAACCGATCGCAAAAACTTTGAATTAAAGCTTAAAGAATCGCGTGAAAAAGCAGAAGAATCAGATCGGCTAAAAACTGCTTTCCTGGCCAATATGTCACATGAAATTCGAACACCCATGAATGCCATTGTTGGCTTTACAAGTTTCTTAGAAGATCCTTACTATAACAATGAGGAGAAATCTGAATTTGTAACTGTGATTCAGAAAAACGTAAATGCATTACTGAGCTTAATTGATGATATCATCGACATCTCCAAAATTGAATCAGGTGAACTTCGAATTCGAAAAGTAGAGTTTTCATTGAATACCTTATTGAAAGAAGTTTATCATTCATTCAATGAATTAATTGTTAAATCTGAAAAAAGTAATGTCGTCTTTGAAATATGCAAGCTGGATGATTCTAATGACGTTATACTATTCAATGATCCAAATCGTTTACGTCAGGTTTTAACAAATTTGTTAAGTAATGCATTTAAATTTACGCAAGATGGTAGTATTAAAATTAGTTATGAACTAAAGGGAAATACTATACAGTTCTGTGTTTGTGATACGGGTATAGGTATGACCTCAGAAGATATTAGTATCATTTTTGATCGTTTTTCACAAGCAAAAAACACGCTGACACGAGAGCATGGAGGAACAGGCTTAGGTCTTACAATTTCCAAGAACCTGGTGAATTTCCTTGGTGGTGATTTATGGGTAGATTCTAAACTTGGAGTTGGATCAAAATTCTTTTTTAATTTACCTTATAATAAAGAAGCAAAAGACCAAATAAATCAACCTGAAAACTCAGTTTTGGAATTGCAAACTGCACCCGACTGGACCGGTAAAAAAATACTCATTGCAGAGGATATAGATTCGAACTTCAGAATTCTAGAAAAAATATTGGAACCAACACATGTTTCATTGATTTGGGTGAAGCAAGGAGATGAGGCAGTCAGAGTCTGTAAGCAAGATTTAGACATCGATGCCGTATTAATGGATGTACAAATGCCTGAAATGAATGGCTATGAAGCAACCCAGAATATCAAGAAATTCAGGAAAGATATTCCAGTGGTGGCAATTACCGCTTTCGCCATGTCAAACGAAAAAGAAAAAAGTAAGCAAGCAGGCTGTGACGAATATATTCCTAAGCCCATTCGAAAGCAGAGACTTTATGCTGTCTTACACTCTTTTCTTGGGCACAAATAG